GACGTGCTCGACCTGTCCCCGGACGTGGCGGACCCGGGGGAGCAGGGCCGGGAGCTGCCGCCGGGCCCGCTGGACGTCCGGTTCGACCGGGTCGGTTTCGCGTACCCGGGCGGGCCGCCGGTGCTGCACGACATCGACCTGGGCATCGCGGCGAAGACCCGGGTGGCGGTGGTGGGCGAGACCGGCAGCGGCAAGACCACCTTCGCCAAGCTGCTCACCCGGCTGATGGACCCGACCAGCGGCGCGGTCTGCCTCTCCGGGGTGCCGCTGGACCGGGTGCGGTTCGACTCGCTGCGCTCCCGGGTGGTGATGGTGCCGCAGGACGGTTTCCTGTTCGACGCCACGGTGGGGGAGAACGTCCGGTTCGCCCGTCCGGAGGCGACCGACGAGCAGCTCGTCGCCGCGTTCACCGAGCTGGGGCTGCTCGACTGGCTGGAGGGCCTGCCGGCCGGGCTGGACACCCCGGTCGGGGAGCGCGGCGAGGCGCTCAGCGTGGGGGAGCGGCAGTTGGTGGCGCTGGCCCGGGCGTACCTGGCCGACCCGGACCTGCTGGTGCTGGACGAGGCGACCAGCGCGGTCGACCCGGCCACCGAGGTGCGCCTGCAGAAGACCCTGGACGCGGTGACCCGGGGACGCACCACCCTGGCCATCGCGCACCGGCTCTCCACCGCGCAGGCCGCCGACGAGGTGATCGTGGTGGACCGGGGCCGGGTGGTGCAGCGGGGCCCGCACGACACGCTGGTCCGTGACCAGGGCTCGGTGTACGGGCAGCTCTACGCCTCGTGGCTGGAGCAGACCCGGTGACCGGCCGGGCCGGACCCGCCGGCCCGGCCCGGCCGGCTCAGGTGGGGAAGACGCCGTCCAGCGGGCCGTCCAGGTAACGCTGCACGGCCGGTCCGACCGCCGCCACCAGGGTCTCCGGGGGTACGGAGGCCACCGGCTCCAGCCGGATGACGTACCTCATCAGCACCAGTCCGGCCATCTGGGTGGCGGCCAGCGAGCCGCGCAGCGGCAGCTCGGCCGGGTCGGCGCCGAGCTGCTGGAGGACCCGGCGCAGGATCTGGGTCACCAGGAACTCCCGCAGCAGCCGGGCGGTCCAGTCGGTGGTCACCGCCGAGCGCAGCAGGGCGACCCCGGCGACTCCGGCCGGGGAGTCCCAGACGCCGAGGAACATCCGGACCAGCCGTTCCCCGACCCGCGCCGGATCACCGTCGAGCACCCCGGGCAGCAGCTCGCCCGGGTCGACCGGCGCGTTCATCGCCGCCAGGAAGAGCTTGTCCTTGCCGCCGAAGTAGTGGTGGACCAGGGCCGGGTCCACCCCGGCCGAGCCGGCGATGGCGCGCACCGACGCCGCGTCGAAGCCCCGTTCGGCGAACATCGCGCGCGCCGAGGCGAGGATCGCCTCCCGGGTGTCCGGCCTGCCGGGCCGCCGTCCGGTCCGTCCGCTCATCGTCGCCCTTCCCGCGTCGCCCTTCCCGCGTCGCCCTTCCCGCGTCGCGCCACCCCGCCGGGGTCGCCGGCCCCCGTCCGTCGACCCCGGCGCTGCTCTGCCCGCCGGTCAGGGCCCGCCGGTCAGCGGCTGCGGCGACGCAGGGTGGCCGCGGCCAGCGCCAGGGCCAGCAGGGCCGACCCGGCCACCACGGTCAGGTCCCGCCACATCGTGCCGGTGGGCTCGGCGTGCGCGCCGACCTCCTGCAACGCCTCCACCGCGTACGTCAGCGGCAGCGCGTCGCCGACCGCCTGGAGCCAGCCGGCCATCTCCGGCCGGGCGACGAACAGCCCGCAGAGCAGGATCTGCGGGATCACCACGACCGGCATGAACTGTACGGCCTGGAACTCGGTGCGGGCGAAGGCGCTGCACAGCAGACCCAACGCCATGCCCAGCAGCGCGGTGACCACGGCGATGACGACGACCAGCCCGGCGCTGCCCGCCGTCTCCAGGCCGAACAGCGCGTACGCGACCGCGGCGGCCACCCCGGCCTGGGTCGCCGCGGCGAGGCCGAGGGCGAGGGCGTACCCGCCGAGCAGGTCGAGCCGGGCAAGCGGGGTGGTGAGCAGCCGCTCCAGCGTCCCAGAGGTGCGTTCCCGCAACATCGCGATGCTGGTCACCAGGAACATGATGGTGAACGGGAAGAGCCCCAGCATGATCAGCGCGACCCGGTCGAAGGGGCGGGGCTGCCAGGGTGGGGCGGTCTGCTCGGCGTACATGGCGTAGACCAGCGCGAGCAGCACGCCGGGCACCACGACCAGCAGCGCGACGGTCCGTCGGTCGTGGCGGAGCTGACGCAGCACCCGCCCGGCGGTGGCCGCCGTGACGCGCGGGCTCACGACTGCTCACCCTGGCTCTCGGCCGCCCGGATCAGGCGCAGGAACGCCTCGTCCAGGTCGGCCACCCCGGCCCGGTCGCGGACCCCGTCGGGGGTGTCGTCGGCGAGCAGCCGGCCCTGCCGGATCAGCAGCAGCCGGTCGCAGCGGGCGGCCTCGTCCATCACGTGGCTGGAGACCAGCAGGGTGACGCCGTCGGCGGCCAGCGCGTGGAACCGGGCCCACAGGTCGGCGCGCAGCACCGGGTCCTGCCCGACGGTCGGCTCGTCGAGCACGATCAGCTCCGGTCGGCCGACCAGGACGCAGGCCAGCGAGGCCCGGCTGCGTTGCCCGCCGGAGAGGGCGCCGACGAGCTGCCCGGCCGCCGCGGCCAGCCCCACCTCGGCGACCGCCCGGTCGGCGTCGGCCCGGCTGCGCCCGTACACGGCGGCGAAGTAGCGGGCATTTTCCCGCACGGTCAGGTCGGCGTAGACGCTCGGGGCCTGGGTGAGGTAGCCGACCTGGCGGCGCAGGGTCGGCGCGCCGGCGGGCCGGCCGAGCACGCGCACCGTGCCGTCGGTGACCACCTGCACCCCGACCACGGCCCGCATCAGGGTGGTCTTGCCGCTGCCGCTCGGCCCGAGCAGCCCGGTCACCGCGCCCCGGGGCACCGTGCCGGTGATGCCGTGCAGCACCCGCCGCCCGCCCCGGTCCACCACCAGGCCACGCAGCTCGATCGCAGGTCCCATCCGCTCCTCCAGAATTCATCACCTAATGAATTCCACGCTACCCACCCCCACCACCCCTCCGCAACACCTCCACCGGCCGGTGGGGGTGGGGTGGGGCGGAGGGCGTGCGGAACAATGGGGCACTGTGCCCGTACCTGATGCGCCGGTGAGCGGCGCCACCACCCAGCCGCACCGCCCGTCGTCGCTCGACCCGGCCGTCGCGGCCCGGCTGCGTCGCGGCCCCGACGGCCTGGTCGCCGCCGTGGTCCGCCAGCACGACTCCGGCGAGGTGCTGATGGTCGCCTGGATGGACGACGAGGCCCTGCACCGCACCCTCACCACCGGGCGGGCCACCTACTGGTCCCGCAGCCGGCAGGAGTACTGGGTCAAGGGCGCCACCTCCGGCCACCACCAGCACGTCCGCTCGGTGGCCCTGGACTGCGACGGCGACGCGTTGCTGGTCAGCGTCGACCAGGTCGGCCCGGCCTGCCACACCGGCCAGCGAAGCTGCTTCTTCGTCGACCTGCCGGTCAGCGGGGGCGGGGTGGACGGCCGATGACCGACGGCGTGGTGAGCCCCGACCAGGCCACCTTCACCGACCTGGCGTCCCGCTGGCGGGTCGTCCCGGTCACCCGCCGGCTGCTGGCCGACGCGGAGACCCCGGTCGGGGTCTACCGCAAGCTCGCCGGCGGGCCGGGCACCTTCCTGCTGGAGTCCGCCGAGCAGGGCGTCGGGTCCGCCGGGCTGGCCTGGTCCCGGTACTCCTTCATCGGCGTGCGCAGCAGCGCCACCCTGGTCGAGCGGGACGGCGTGGCGACCTGGCTCGGTCGACCGCCGGCCGGGCTGCCCACCACGGGCGAGCCGGCCGGGGTGCTGCGCGACACCGTCGCCGCCCTGGCCGGGCCGGCGTTCGACCCGGCCAGCGGCATGCCGCCGCTGACCGGCGGCATGGTCGGCTACCTCGGGTACGACCTGGTCCGCCGGTTCGAGAAGCTGCCCACCCGCACCGAGGACGAGCTGGGCGTGCCCGAGCTGGGCATGATGCTCGCCACCGACCTGGTGGTCCTCGACCACTACGAGGGCTCGGCGATCCTCATCGCCAACGCGGTGCTGCCCCCGCTGGACGAGCCCGACCGGGACGCCCGGGTGGCCGCCGCGTACCACCACGCGATCGGTCGGCTGGACGCGATGACGTCGGCGCTGTCCCGGCCGATCCCGCCGATGATCTCCACCGTCGACCGGCCGCCGGTCGGCGAGGTGGCCTCCCGCACGGCCGAGGGGAACTACCCCAAGGCGGTCGAGTCGGCCAAGGAGGCGATCCGGGCCGGCGAGTGCTTCCAGATCGTGCTGGCCCAGCGCTTCGAGCGGCGTACCGACGCCGACCCGCTGGACGTCTACCGGGTGCTGCGCACCACCAACCCCAGCCCGTACATGTACCTGCTGCGGTTCGACGACTTCGACATCGTCGGCTCCTCCCCGGAGGCGCACCTCAAGGTCACCCACGCCGAGGACGGGCAGCGCCGGGCGCTGCTGCACCCGATCGCCGGCACCCGCCCCCGGGGCGGCGACCCCGAGCACGACGCCCGGCTCGCCACCGAGCTGCTGGCCGACCCGAAGGAACGGGCCGAGCACGTGATGCTCGTCGACCTGGGCCGCAACGACCTGGGCCGGGTCTGCCGGCCGGGCACGGTCGAGGTGCCGGAGTTCGCCACCATCGAGCGGTACAGCCACGTCATGCACATCGTCTCGACCGTGGTCGGCACGCTGCGGGCCGACCGCACCGCGTTCGACGCGCTCGCCGCGACCTTCCCCGCCGGTACGCTCTCCGGCGCGCCGAAGGTCCGCGCCATGGAGATCATCGAGGAGTTGGAGCCGGTCCGGCGGGGCCTCTACGGCGGCACGGTCGGCTACTTCGGCTTCGGCGGCGACCTGGACATGGCCATCGCGATCCGTACCGCGCTGCTCCGCGACGGCTGGGCGTACGTGCAGGCCGGCGCGGGGATCGTGGCCGACTCCGATCCGGCCGCCGAGGACCGCGAGACCCGGGCCAAGGCGGCGGCCGTGCTCGCCGCGATCGCCGCCGCCGAGACCCTCCGGCCGGCCCGGTGAGCCCGGACCACCCCGGGCGGGCCGCGCCGATGAGCGCCGCCACCGGCCCCGATCCCGGGCGGTACGCCGACGCCGTGCCGACTCCCGGTCGGGACGCCGTGCCGACCAGCGCCGACAGCGGGCCGGGCCCGGGGCGGGACGCGTCGGCGGGGGGCCGGCGCGAGCTGACGTACGCGACGCTGCTCTGCCTGGTCGGGGCGGCGCTGGCGGTCTGGGCGGCGACCCGGACCTGGTCGGTCGAGGTGACCGTGC
The sequence above is a segment of the Micromonospora sp. WMMD882 genome. Coding sequences within it:
- a CDS encoding ABC transporter permease; translated protein: MSPRVTAATAGRVLRQLRHDRRTVALLVVVPGVLLALVYAMYAEQTAPPWQPRPFDRVALIMLGLFPFTIMFLVTSIAMLRERTSGTLERLLTTPLARLDLLGGYALALGLAAATQAGVAAAVAYALFGLETAGSAGLVVVIAVVTALLGMALGLLCSAFARTEFQAVQFMPVVVIPQILLCGLFVARPEMAGWLQAVGDALPLTYAVEALQEVGAHAEPTGTMWRDLTVVAGSALLALALAAATLRRRSR
- a CDS encoding TetR family transcriptional regulator, which gives rise to MSGRTGRRPGRPDTREAILASARAMFAERGFDAASVRAIAGSAGVDPALVHHYFGGKDKLFLAAMNAPVDPGELLPGVLDGDPARVGERLVRMFLGVWDSPAGVAGVALLRSAVTTDWTARLLREFLVTQILRRVLQQLGADPAELPLRGSLAATQMAGLVLMRYVIRLEPVASVPPETLVAAVGPAVQRYLDGPLDGVFPT
- the hisI gene encoding phosphoribosyl-AMP cyclohydrolase, encoding MPVPDAPVSGATTQPHRPSSLDPAVAARLRRGPDGLVAAVVRQHDSGEVLMVAWMDDEALHRTLTTGRATYWSRSRQEYWVKGATSGHHQHVRSVALDCDGDALLVSVDQVGPACHTGQRSCFFVDLPVSGGGVDGR
- a CDS encoding ABC transporter ATP-binding protein, encoding MGPAIELRGLVVDRGGRRVLHGITGTVPRGAVTGLLGPSGSGKTTLMRAVVGVQVVTDGTVRVLGRPAGAPTLRRQVGYLTQAPSVYADLTVRENARYFAAVYGRSRADADRAVAEVGLAAAAGQLVGALSGGQRSRASLACVLVGRPELIVLDEPTVGQDPVLRADLWARFHALAADGVTLLVSSHVMDEAARCDRLLLIRQGRLLADDTPDGVRDRAGVADLDEAFLRLIRAAESQGEQS
- a CDS encoding anthranilate synthase component I, which produces MTDGVVSPDQATFTDLASRWRVVPVTRRLLADAETPVGVYRKLAGGPGTFLLESAEQGVGSAGLAWSRYSFIGVRSSATLVERDGVATWLGRPPAGLPTTGEPAGVLRDTVAALAGPAFDPASGMPPLTGGMVGYLGYDLVRRFEKLPTRTEDELGVPELGMMLATDLVVLDHYEGSAILIANAVLPPLDEPDRDARVAAAYHHAIGRLDAMTSALSRPIPPMISTVDRPPVGEVASRTAEGNYPKAVESAKEAIRAGECFQIVLAQRFERRTDADPLDVYRVLRTTNPSPYMYLLRFDDFDIVGSSPEAHLKVTHAEDGQRRALLHPIAGTRPRGGDPEHDARLATELLADPKERAEHVMLVDLGRNDLGRVCRPGTVEVPEFATIERYSHVMHIVSTVVGTLRADRTAFDALAATFPAGTLSGAPKVRAMEIIEELEPVRRGLYGGTVGYFGFGGDLDMAIAIRTALLRDGWAYVQAGAGIVADSDPAAEDRETRAKAAAVLAAIAAAETLRPAR